In Parcubacteria group bacterium CG10_big_fil_rev_8_21_14_0_10_36_14, a single genomic region encodes these proteins:
- the dprA gene encoding DNA-protecting protein DprA, producing the protein MREILLLLNKYFYSKPTELRKILEGFQKIEDTLEAPKDAFFKLGIQGKAFDEFIKSRSEEILKLKFPEDINVVTILDNNYPEKLKNIYDAPPIFFYKGDISCFNKKCLAVVGSRKMSSYGQRAVSRIVKDLCRDFTIISGLAYGVDGFSHQITVDNNEKTVAILGSGLQKIYPSANVGLAEKIIFCGGAIISEYPPNADPQKFHFPMRNRIIAGLSDGILIIEGGKKSGTLITAKLGVDFGADIFAIPNGIFEPNSEGVNYLIKCGAHLVTDAKDILEFYGVESNIQKTEFKPTNDWQKNILEVLINGPKTVDEIAGLTRIGLTDLMGELIDLELLEAIKVIEGKKYIKI; encoded by the coding sequence ATGCGAGAGATTTTGTTATTGTTAAATAAATACTTCTATTCAAAACCAACAGAACTTCGAAAAATATTAGAAGGATTTCAAAAAATAGAAGACACACTGGAGGCGCCGAAAGACGCTTTTTTTAAATTAGGAATACAAGGCAAAGCGTTCGATGAATTTATAAAATCAAGAAGCGAAGAAATTTTAAAATTAAAATTTCCAGAAGACATCAACGTGGTAACTATTTTAGATAATAATTATCCGGAAAAATTAAAAAATATTTATGACGCGCCTCCAATATTTTTTTATAAGGGGGATATCTCCTGTTTTAATAAAAAATGCTTAGCCGTAGTGGGTTCTAGAAAAATGAGTTCTTATGGTCAGCGAGCAGTGAGTCGAATTGTAAAAGACTTATGCAGAGACTTCACGATAATAAGTGGGCTAGCATATGGTGTCGACGGTTTTTCACATCAAATTACGGTAGATAATAACGAAAAAACCGTAGCCATTTTGGGTTCTGGGTTACAAAAAATTTATCCGAGCGCAAACGTTGGCTTGGCAGAAAAAATTATTTTTTGCGGAGGCGCAATCATTTCTGAATATCCTCCAAATGCTGATCCTCAAAAATTTCATTTTCCAATGAGAAATAGAATTATTGCCGGACTTTCGGACGGGATTTTAATTATTGAAGGCGGAAAAAAATCAGGAACTCTTATTACCGCCAAGCTGGGGGTTGATTTTGGAGCGGATATCTTTGCTATTCCAAATGGAATTTTTGAGCCCAACTCTGAAGGCGTAAATTATCTTATTAAATGCGGGGCGCACTTAGTAACGGACGCAAAAGATATATTAGAGTTTTATGGAGTAGAGAGTAATATCCAAAAAACAGAGTTTAAACCAACGAATGATTGGCAGAAGAATATCTTGGAAGTTTTAATAAATGGTCCAAAAACAGTAGATGAAATAGCTGGCTTGACAAGAATTGGTTTAACTGATTTAATGGGAGAGCTTATTGATTTGGAACTTTTAGAAGCAATAAAAGTAATAGAAGGAAAAAAGTATATAAAGATATAG
- a CDS encoding type I DNA topoisomerase, which translates to MKLLIVESPTKAKTISSILKGKYKVVSSFGHIRDLPKSEMGIDIEHNFKPHYIIPREKTKKVNELVKEGESADEVYFGTDEDREGEAISWHLCHILNIKPEDAKRIAFHEITDEALAEAIENPRHLDMDLVDAQQARRILDRLVGYELSPFLWKKVAKGLSAGRVQSVALRLVVEREREVQDFKLDEYWSLDAVLLKDKKEFTAKLYKTGDKTLDKLDIKNEKQIKKIIDELKDASYVIEDLKEKEAKRQPQAPFTTSSLQQEANKHLGFSAKQTMKLAQELYEGINLASSGHIGLITYMRTDSCNLSEKFTGEVKNWISKTLGVEYAESLSRKFKTKTRSAQEAHEAIRPTSIARVPGDVKEHLNRNQLRLYDLIWKRAVASQAKPARFLQTTAEISAGDYRFKANGNIMLFDGFMKISGADNKDVILPKLNEKDKLKLKALESKQHFTEPPARYSDATLVKALEEHGIGRPSTYAPIISTIVERGYVSRDENKKFQPKEIALLVNDLLVENFPEIVEYEFTAHLEDALDDIAEGKKEWEPVIREFYEPFKKNLIEKYKEVKKSDVLKGETKEVCEVCGAPMIVRMSRYGKFLACSAFPECKFTKPLGGKKGEEEVKESDEFCDKCGSKMLIKEGKYGKFLGCSGYPKCKNMKPINDDTGVSCPSCKTGHVVARRTKRGRIFFGCSSYPKCNFALWSKPTGKKCPECDSLIVVDGKGKEKCSNKECKS; encoded by the coding sequence ATGAAATTACTTATCGTTGAGTCACCCACAAAGGCAAAAACAATTAGCAGTATTTTGAAGGGAAAATATAAAGTAGTCTCTTCTTTTGGGCATATACGCGATTTACCTAAAAGCGAGATGGGGATTGATATAGAACATAATTTTAAGCCTCACTATATTATTCCAAGAGAAAAAACAAAAAAAGTGAATGAACTGGTAAAAGAAGGAGAAAGCGCTGACGAGGTATATTTTGGAACTGACGAAGACAGAGAGGGCGAAGCTATTTCGTGGCACCTTTGTCATATTTTAAACATCAAACCCGAAGACGCAAAAAGAATTGCTTTTCATGAAATTACTGACGAAGCTTTAGCTGAAGCGATAGAAAATCCAAGGCACCTTGATATGGATTTAGTAGATGCTCAACAAGCACGTAGAATTTTGGATCGTTTAGTAGGGTATGAGTTATCTCCTTTTTTATGGAAAAAAGTTGCCAAAGGACTTTCTGCGGGACGCGTTCAATCGGTGGCCCTTCGTCTTGTGGTAGAGCGTGAAAGAGAAGTGCAAGACTTTAAACTGGACGAGTATTGGAGTTTGGATGCGGTTCTATTAAAAGACAAAAAAGAGTTTACCGCAAAACTATATAAAACAGGCGATAAGACATTGGATAAGCTTGATATAAAAAACGAAAAACAAATAAAAAAAATAATAGACGAGTTAAAGGACGCTTCATATGTAATAGAGGATTTGAAAGAAAAAGAAGCAAAACGTCAGCCACAAGCACCATTTACAACATCTTCTTTGCAACAGGAAGCTAATAAACACCTTGGATTTAGCGCCAAACAAACAATGAAGTTAGCGCAAGAATTATATGAAGGTATTAATTTGGCGAGTAGCGGACATATTGGTCTCATTACTTATATGCGTACTGATTCGTGCAATTTGTCAGAAAAATTTACCGGCGAAGTTAAGAATTGGATAAGCAAAACACTTGGTGTGGAATATGCCGAAAGTTTATCTAGAAAATTTAAAACAAAAACAAGAAGCGCGCAAGAAGCCCATGAAGCAATCCGCCCAACGTCAATAGCAAGAGTTCCGGGAGATGTAAAAGAGCATTTAAATAGAAACCAATTGCGTTTGTATGATTTAATTTGGAAAAGGGCGGTAGCTAGCCAAGCAAAACCGGCTCGTTTTTTACAAACAACAGCAGAAATTTCAGCAGGAGATTATCGGTTCAAAGCTAATGGTAATATTATGCTTTTCGATGGTTTCATGAAAATATCAGGGGCTGATAACAAAGACGTAATCTTGCCAAAATTAAATGAAAAAGATAAACTAAAACTGAAAGCATTGGAGTCAAAACAACATTTTACAGAACCGCCTGCGAGATATAGCGACGCTACATTGGTCAAAGCATTGGAAGAACACGGTATTGGGCGTCCTTCTACATATGCGCCGATTATATCTACAATTGTTGAACGTGGATATGTTTCTCGTGATGAAAACAAAAAATTTCAGCCAAAAGAAATTGCCCTCCTAGTTAATGATCTTTTGGTAGAAAACTTTCCAGAAATAGTAGAATATGAATTTACGGCTCATCTTGAAGATGCCCTCGATGATATTGCCGAAGGGAAAAAAGAATGGGAACCTGTTATTAGAGAATTTTATGAACCATTTAAGAAAAATTTAATAGAAAAATATAAAGAAGTGAAAAAATCTGATGTTTTGAAAGGAGAAACAAAAGAAGTTTGTGAAGTTTGCGGTGCTCCGATGATTGTTAGGATGTCGCGATATGGAAAATTTTTAGCATGTAGTGCATTTCCAGAATGTAAGTTTACAAAGCCGTTGGGTGGTAAAAAAGGTGAAGAAGAGGTTAAGGAGTCTGATGAATTTTGTGATAAATGCGGATCGAAAATGCTTATCAAAGAAGGGAAATATGGAAAATTTTTAGGATGCTCGGGTTATCCAAAATGTAAAAACATGAAACCGATAAACGACGATACTGGCGTTTCTTGCCCCAGCTGTAAAACCGGACACGTTGTTGCCAGAAGAACAAAACGCGGAAGAATTTTTTTCGGATGTTCCAGTTATCCAAAATGTAATTTTGCTCTTTGGTCAAAACCAACAGGAAAAAAATGTCCGGAGTGTGATTCGCTTATAGTTGTTGATGGAAAAGGAAAAGAAAAATGCAGTAATAAAGAGTGTAAAAGTTAG